In Cervus elaphus chromosome 5, mCerEla1.1, whole genome shotgun sequence, the following proteins share a genomic window:
- the PCGF2 gene encoding polycomb group RING finger protein 2 isoform X1 — MHRTTRIKITELNPHLMCALCGGYFIDATTIVECLHSFCKTCIVRYLETNKYCPMCDVQVHKTRPLLSIRSDKTLQDIVYKLVPGLFKDEMKRRRDFYAAYPLTEAKPSQLPPSAVPNGSNEDRGEVLEQEKGALSDDEIVSLSIEFYEGVRDREEKKGPLENGDGDKEKQTGVRFLRCPAAMTVMHLAKFLRNKMDVPSKYKVEVLYEDEPLKEYYTLMDIAYIYPWRRNGPLPLKYRVQPACKRLTLPTAPTPSEGTNTSGASECESVSDKAPSPATLPATSSSLPSPATPSHGSPSSHGPSAPHPTSPTPPVTAGGATAAANGGTSNCLQTPSSTSRGRKMTVNGAPVPPLT; from the exons ATGCATCGGACCACACGGATCAAAATTACCGAGCTGAACCCTCACCTCATGTGCGCCCTCTGTGGGGGGTACTTCATAGATGCCACTACCATCGTGGAGTGCTTGCATTCCT TCTGCAAAACCTGCATCGTGCGCTACCTGGAGACCAACAAGTACTGCCCCATGTGCGATGTGCAGGTCCATAAAACCCGGCCGCTGCTGAGCATCAG ATCTGACAAAACCCTTCAAGACATTGTCTACAAATTGGTCCCTGGGCTTTTTAAAG ATGAGATGAAACGGCGGCGGGATTTCTATGCAGCTTACCCCCTGACAGAAG CTAAGCCTTCCCAGCTCCCTCCTTCCGCAGTCCCCAACGGCTCCAACGAGGACCGTGGTGAGGTTCTGGAGCAGGAGAAGGGAGCTCTGAGCGATGACGAGATCGTCAGCCTCTCCATCGAGTTCTACGAAGGTGTCAG aGACCGGGAAGAGAAGAAAGGCCCCCTGGAGAATGGGGATGGCGACAAGGAGAAG CAGACAGGCGTGCGCTTCCTGCGATGCCCAGCAGCCATGACTGTCATGCATCTTGCCAAGTTTCTCCGTAACAAGATGGACGTGCCCAGTAAGTACAAG gttgaggTTCTCTATGAGGATGAGCCGCTGAAGGAATACTACACCCTCATGGACATCGCCTACATCTACCCCTGGCGGCGG AACGGCCCTCTCCCCCTCAAGTATCGCGTCCAGCCAGCCTGCAAGCGACTCACCTTGCCCACAGCACCCACCCCCTCTGAGGGCACCAATACCAGCGGGGCATCCGAGTGTGAGTCAGTCAGTGACAaggctcccagccctgccacccTGCCGGCCACCTCCTCttccctgcccagcccagccacCCCCTCCCATGGCTCTCCCAGCTCCCATGGCccctcagccccccaccccacctcccccactccccctGTGACAGCCGGTGGGGCCACTGCAGCTGCCAACGGGGGCACCTCAAACTGCCTGCAGACACCATCCTCCACCAGCAGGGGGCGCAAGATGACTGTCAATGGAGCTCCTGTGCCCCCCTTAACttga
- the CISD3 gene encoding CDGSH iron-sulfur domain-containing protein 3, mitochondrial has product MGSVRGVGTLVRPAAWTLNQRRDITSWLARWFPKTPAKSVVALKTPIRVELVAGKTYRWCVCGHSKKQPFCDGSHFFKRTGLSPLKFKAQETRMVALCTCKATQKPPYCDGTHKSEQVQKAELGSPL; this is encoded by the exons ATGGGCTCGGTGCGCGGCGTGGGGACGCTCGTGCGGCCGGCGGCCTGG ACGCTGAACCAGAGACGGGACATCACCTCCTGGCTG GCCCGATGGTTCCCCAAAACCCCAGCCAAGTCCGTGGTGGCCCTAAAAACACCCATCAGGGTGGAGCTGGTGGCTGGGAAAACCTacaggtggtgtgtgtgtggccacAGCAAAAAGCAG CCCTTCTGTGATGGCTCCCACTTCTTCAAACGCACTGGCCTGTCCCCACTGAAGTTCAAGGCCCAGGAGACCCGCATGGTGGCGCTCTGTACCTGCAAGGCAACCCAGAAGCCCCCATACTGCGATGGTACCCACAAGAGTGAGCAGGTGCAGAAGGCGGAACTGGGCTCCCCACTCTGA
- the PCGF2 gene encoding polycomb group RING finger protein 2 isoform X3 yields the protein MHRTTRIKITELNPHLMCALCGGYFIDATTIVECLHSFCKTCIVRYLETNKYCPMCDVQVHKTRPLLSIRSDKTLQDIVYKLVPGLFKDEMKRRRDFYAAYPLTEVPNGSNEDRGEVLEQEKGALSDDEIVSLSIEFYEGVRDREEKKGPLENGDGDKEKQTGVRFLRCPAAMTVMHLAKFLRNKMDVPSKYKVEVLYEDEPLKEYYTLMDIAYIYPWRRNGPLPLKYRVQPACKRLTLPTAPTPSEGTNTSGASECESVSDKAPSPATLPATSSSLPSPATPSHGSPSSHGPSAPHPTSPTPPVTAGGATAAANGGTSNCLQTPSSTSRGRKMTVNGAPVPPLT from the exons ATGCATCGGACCACACGGATCAAAATTACCGAGCTGAACCCTCACCTCATGTGCGCCCTCTGTGGGGGGTACTTCATAGATGCCACTACCATCGTGGAGTGCTTGCATTCCT TCTGCAAAACCTGCATCGTGCGCTACCTGGAGACCAACAAGTACTGCCCCATGTGCGATGTGCAGGTCCATAAAACCCGGCCGCTGCTGAGCATCAG ATCTGACAAAACCCTTCAAGACATTGTCTACAAATTGGTCCCTGGGCTTTTTAAAG ATGAGATGAAACGGCGGCGGGATTTCTATGCAGCTTACCCCCTGACAGAAG TCCCCAACGGCTCCAACGAGGACCGTGGTGAGGTTCTGGAGCAGGAGAAGGGAGCTCTGAGCGATGACGAGATCGTCAGCCTCTCCATCGAGTTCTACGAAGGTGTCAG aGACCGGGAAGAGAAGAAAGGCCCCCTGGAGAATGGGGATGGCGACAAGGAGAAG CAGACAGGCGTGCGCTTCCTGCGATGCCCAGCAGCCATGACTGTCATGCATCTTGCCAAGTTTCTCCGTAACAAGATGGACGTGCCCAGTAAGTACAAG gttgaggTTCTCTATGAGGATGAGCCGCTGAAGGAATACTACACCCTCATGGACATCGCCTACATCTACCCCTGGCGGCGG AACGGCCCTCTCCCCCTCAAGTATCGCGTCCAGCCAGCCTGCAAGCGACTCACCTTGCCCACAGCACCCACCCCCTCTGAGGGCACCAATACCAGCGGGGCATCCGAGTGTGAGTCAGTCAGTGACAaggctcccagccctgccacccTGCCGGCCACCTCCTCttccctgcccagcccagccacCCCCTCCCATGGCTCTCCCAGCTCCCATGGCccctcagccccccaccccacctcccccactccccctGTGACAGCCGGTGGGGCCACTGCAGCTGCCAACGGGGGCACCTCAAACTGCCTGCAGACACCATCCTCCACCAGCAGGGGGCGCAAGATGACTGTCAATGGAGCTCCTGTGCCCCCCTTAACttga
- the PCGF2 gene encoding polycomb group RING finger protein 2 isoform X4: MHRTTRIKITELNPHLMCALCGGYFIDATTIVECLHSFCKTCIVRYLETNKYCPMCDVQVHKTRPLLSIRSDKTLQDIVYKLVPGLFKDEMKRRRDFYAAYPLTEVPNGSNEDRGEVLEQEKGALSDDEIVSLSIEFYEGVRDREEKKGPLENGDGDKEKTGVRFLRCPAAMTVMHLAKFLRNKMDVPSKYKVEVLYEDEPLKEYYTLMDIAYIYPWRRNGPLPLKYRVQPACKRLTLPTAPTPSEGTNTSGASECESVSDKAPSPATLPATSSSLPSPATPSHGSPSSHGPSAPHPTSPTPPVTAGGATAAANGGTSNCLQTPSSTSRGRKMTVNGAPVPPLT; encoded by the exons ATGCATCGGACCACACGGATCAAAATTACCGAGCTGAACCCTCACCTCATGTGCGCCCTCTGTGGGGGGTACTTCATAGATGCCACTACCATCGTGGAGTGCTTGCATTCCT TCTGCAAAACCTGCATCGTGCGCTACCTGGAGACCAACAAGTACTGCCCCATGTGCGATGTGCAGGTCCATAAAACCCGGCCGCTGCTGAGCATCAG ATCTGACAAAACCCTTCAAGACATTGTCTACAAATTGGTCCCTGGGCTTTTTAAAG ATGAGATGAAACGGCGGCGGGATTTCTATGCAGCTTACCCCCTGACAGAAG TCCCCAACGGCTCCAACGAGGACCGTGGTGAGGTTCTGGAGCAGGAGAAGGGAGCTCTGAGCGATGACGAGATCGTCAGCCTCTCCATCGAGTTCTACGAAGGTGTCAG aGACCGGGAAGAGAAGAAAGGCCCCCTGGAGAATGGGGATGGCGACAAGGAGAAG ACAGGCGTGCGCTTCCTGCGATGCCCAGCAGCCATGACTGTCATGCATCTTGCCAAGTTTCTCCGTAACAAGATGGACGTGCCCAGTAAGTACAAG gttgaggTTCTCTATGAGGATGAGCCGCTGAAGGAATACTACACCCTCATGGACATCGCCTACATCTACCCCTGGCGGCGG AACGGCCCTCTCCCCCTCAAGTATCGCGTCCAGCCAGCCTGCAAGCGACTCACCTTGCCCACAGCACCCACCCCCTCTGAGGGCACCAATACCAGCGGGGCATCCGAGTGTGAGTCAGTCAGTGACAaggctcccagccctgccacccTGCCGGCCACCTCCTCttccctgcccagcccagccacCCCCTCCCATGGCTCTCCCAGCTCCCATGGCccctcagccccccaccccacctcccccactccccctGTGACAGCCGGTGGGGCCACTGCAGCTGCCAACGGGGGCACCTCAAACTGCCTGCAGACACCATCCTCCACCAGCAGGGGGCGCAAGATGACTGTCAATGGAGCTCCTGTGCCCCCCTTAACttga
- the PCGF2 gene encoding polycomb group RING finger protein 2 isoform X2, with product MHRTTRIKITELNPHLMCALCGGYFIDATTIVECLHSFCKTCIVRYLETNKYCPMCDVQVHKTRPLLSIRSDKTLQDIVYKLVPGLFKDEMKRRRDFYAAYPLTEAKPSQLPPSAVPNGSNEDRGEVLEQEKGALSDDEIVSLSIEFYEGVRDREEKKGPLENGDGDKEKTGVRFLRCPAAMTVMHLAKFLRNKMDVPSKYKVEVLYEDEPLKEYYTLMDIAYIYPWRRNGPLPLKYRVQPACKRLTLPTAPTPSEGTNTSGASECESVSDKAPSPATLPATSSSLPSPATPSHGSPSSHGPSAPHPTSPTPPVTAGGATAAANGGTSNCLQTPSSTSRGRKMTVNGAPVPPLT from the exons ATGCATCGGACCACACGGATCAAAATTACCGAGCTGAACCCTCACCTCATGTGCGCCCTCTGTGGGGGGTACTTCATAGATGCCACTACCATCGTGGAGTGCTTGCATTCCT TCTGCAAAACCTGCATCGTGCGCTACCTGGAGACCAACAAGTACTGCCCCATGTGCGATGTGCAGGTCCATAAAACCCGGCCGCTGCTGAGCATCAG ATCTGACAAAACCCTTCAAGACATTGTCTACAAATTGGTCCCTGGGCTTTTTAAAG ATGAGATGAAACGGCGGCGGGATTTCTATGCAGCTTACCCCCTGACAGAAG CTAAGCCTTCCCAGCTCCCTCCTTCCGCAGTCCCCAACGGCTCCAACGAGGACCGTGGTGAGGTTCTGGAGCAGGAGAAGGGAGCTCTGAGCGATGACGAGATCGTCAGCCTCTCCATCGAGTTCTACGAAGGTGTCAG aGACCGGGAAGAGAAGAAAGGCCCCCTGGAGAATGGGGATGGCGACAAGGAGAAG ACAGGCGTGCGCTTCCTGCGATGCCCAGCAGCCATGACTGTCATGCATCTTGCCAAGTTTCTCCGTAACAAGATGGACGTGCCCAGTAAGTACAAG gttgaggTTCTCTATGAGGATGAGCCGCTGAAGGAATACTACACCCTCATGGACATCGCCTACATCTACCCCTGGCGGCGG AACGGCCCTCTCCCCCTCAAGTATCGCGTCCAGCCAGCCTGCAAGCGACTCACCTTGCCCACAGCACCCACCCCCTCTGAGGGCACCAATACCAGCGGGGCATCCGAGTGTGAGTCAGTCAGTGACAaggctcccagccctgccacccTGCCGGCCACCTCCTCttccctgcccagcccagccacCCCCTCCCATGGCTCTCCCAGCTCCCATGGCccctcagccccccaccccacctcccccactccccctGTGACAGCCGGTGGGGCCACTGCAGCTGCCAACGGGGGCACCTCAAACTGCCTGCAGACACCATCCTCCACCAGCAGGGGGCGCAAGATGACTGTCAATGGAGCTCCTGTGCCCCCCTTAACttga